The nucleotide sequence AAAATAAGATTCCTGACGTTGTATTTTTCGTCTCAAGAAGCGTGTCTACACACTATATGTTTCCTAGTATAGCGACGAATATAAAAACGTCTTAGAAAAAGCATGCCTACTGACATGTTTTGTTGTAGTGATATACTtctcgaggggttccggtaacctcccggtactccggtatatgtccaaacataggctttcaatatatcgatctttatgtctcaatcatttcgagactcctcgtcatgtccgtgatcatatccgggactccaaactaccttcggtatatcaaaacacataaaatcataataccgatcgtcaccgaacgttaagcgtgcggaccctacgggttcgagaactatgtagacatgaccgagactcatctccggtcaataaccaatagcagaacctggatgctcatattggttcctacatattctatgaagatctctatcggtcaaaccgcataacaacatacgttgttccctttgtcatcggtatgttaattgcccgagattcgatcgtcagtatctcgatacctagttcaatctcgttaccggcaagtctctttactcgttccgtaatgctacatctcgtaactaactaattagttacattgcttgcaaggcttatagtgatgtgcattactgagagggccccgagatacctcaccgatacacggagtgacaaatcctaatctcgatctatgcctactcaacaaacaccatcggagacacctgtagagcatctttatagtcacccagttacgttgtgacatttgatagcacactaagtgttccttcggtattcgggagttacataatctcatagtcataggaacatgtataagttatggagaaagcaatagcagcaaactaaacgatcaacgtgctaagctaacggatgggtcaagtctatcatatcattctctaatgatgtgatcccgttaattaaatgacaacccatgtctatgattaggaaacataaccatctttgattaacgagctagttaagtagaggcatatttgtgacactttgtttgtctatgtattcatatatgtactaagtttccggttaatacaattatagcatgaataataaacatttatcataatataagaaaatataaataactactttattattgccttcagggcatatttccttcagcaaccaCCATGTAAACTTCTCCATGCAGCCGCCATCAGCGACTGCTCCCCGCCTTAAGTCGCCACTCACTGGCCTCTTGTCGGCATCGATTGCTCCTCGGAAGAGGATGTCGTCCTCATTGCGATTGACTTTGCGGTGGGATCACCACCCCCTCTGCACTATCCAGCACGCTCGTTGTCGTTCCCGAGATCCATGTCCTTGTCGAAGGCTACAAAGTCACGAAGGGAAGTGGAAAGAATGTGCTCCCTGGTACGGCGTCAATGGGCTCCCGACCATGCTCCGTTTCCCTCCATCCCCTTCCAAGACCATGGGAAGCCCACCAATTTTTACAGAGGCCCCTTTCTTCCGCGTGTCCGGCAGAAATTGTCAGAGCACCGATCTTGAGCATGTCGTGCCGCCGGTGTGCCATCTTTCAATTAACCTTGTCTCCAGAATCTTCTATGTCTCTCTAACTTCATTATGTCGTCAATTTCAGGAATGAGCAACATCGATGATCCGTTCGTCTAGCTCTACTGCCGCCTATATCAGACCCCAACACAGCTCCCGACCTTCTTGTTCCCAGCAATCTATCCAAATAGAAGATGTGGTCTGGAAGCTCCCTAGCAGCCCCGCAACCTCCCCGTGTCCATACAGACCACATCATCTTCTTTGCTAGCTCCTGCTCGTCTGCACAACTTCTCCCGCACCGCTAGCCTAGCACTATCACCGCCCGCCGCTACAACACCCCGTCCTGGAGGTTCTCTGGCGGCCCCGAGCCTGGGTTCTTCTCCCCTACTGACCAGCTGGAACCTCACGTGGGGGCTTACAGCCGCGCTGCAGGTTTACGATCACTAACGGGCCCAAGTGGCGGTTGGAGGCGTCCTAGGCGGTGCACCGGGGACCGGGTTCAGGCTCGGGGTGGAACTGCATCGAGATTTGAGAGAGAGATTGGGGGGTGGGAGTTTAGATAGTACATGTGTGAGTTGGCATGCCCAGTCAGCATTGACTTCGATCAAAACCGGTTGACCAACCTAAAACGAGGCTGGGGTTGTGTTTTAAACTTTGTGATAAGTTGAGGGTGCAATTTGACCAGTTTCAATTATAAGGGATGTAAATCAAAACGAGTGGTTAGTTCGGGGTTAGAATGTAgacttttttgtttctttctttgggcaaTGGCAAATTTCTTTTCTTTGGACCATGACAAATTTCTTTTTTTGGCCCATGGCAAATTTATTGAACAATTCATGGTATATTAGTATCGTTCTTTATCATGGCAAATTTATATTTGGAACATGGAAAAAATTGTGCCATGGCGAATTTTATATTTGGATTATGGCAAATACATATTTGGACCATAGCAATTTTTCGGtaccatggcaaatttatttttTTGACCATGGTCAATAATTTTTGGAACATGGCAAATTTTTTGAACAAACAATGGTAAATTTCTTTTTAcaccatggcaaatttattttgAACACCCCATGGCAATTTTTTTTCATAAGACTATTTCATAAATTTTCCTTTTTAATACTTTTTTGCCATCATCTTATGAAACAATGACAACATAGGTTCAAACATAATTGTTGCGTGTTCTTGTTTGTTTTTAATTTGTGACAGATTTAGTTTCTCATGCATGGACACTGTAAATTTTCATGTATGGCATTTAGGTATGGCATGCAAACTTATGTTCAAAGAAACATCCAACCTGCTGATAAATTTATAAATTAGAGGATGGCAGTTTAATAAAGTATAGCATGGCTATATTATAAATTACAGAACTGCAATTGTAAATTTTATGTTTTCTTTGCCATTTTCTGTAAAAGAAAATGTTTTTTCTGTTCATGGCAATTTGTTCGCGATAGAGGCCATGCATCCGTTTGCCATTTCTCAAATAAAAAGCCCATCTGTTTGCCCTCAATTGACCGGCGGATTCCCCTcgaattttattttttttgaccgGCCGGTACGTACGTACTGCATGGGTTGGTTTCAGATCGATGCAGACCGACACGCACAACAGTACAACAGTACAAAGAGCTATATATCTCATCTCACATAAACTCAAAGCGCGCGCCGACCGGCCGGTCGAGCAGCACTCCGACTCGGACACTAAAAATCGCCTGTAGTCGTTAAATTGTACGCACCTACGACCTAAGCAGTGCGCTATCTGGTGATAGTACGTAGTACCATCTAAAAAAGGGAGCTAGTGCGTACGAACACGAACACGCAGGTCGATCCCTGATTCCCGATCGATCATGGTTGATATCGAGAACCCGCCTGCTCCCAACAACAGTTCTGCCACAGATGCCGCCGACGGCGGCAACGACGCGGCGATGGCGGAGCCAAGCCGGCACAGCTTCTGGGCGTGGAAAGAAAGGTTTATCATCCGGTTCCGCACCAATGACCATCCTGACACCGGAGAGGAGGTCGCGGCGGTGGACGCTGATCAACTTAGCAGGCATATCTTCGTATATGGGGGCCTTCTGGTCGTGTTCGTGATCATCGCCGTCTCCGTGGCCATGCTGGTGCTCGTCCACCGACAGTCGCACTCCACCGCCGGAACGGTGGTGTACGTTGTCACGCGCATCCTTGGGTTCTCGGGCCTGGTCGTCGCGGTATGCTGGGGTGCCTTTTTTATTCATCTTTCAGACGCGATGGCTCAGGGGGATAAAGAGGCAGAGGGGGTTGTAGATTGCTTAATGTAAATTTAAACTATAGAATATTTCCCGTTTTGATTACGTGTCTAGCGTTGTTGTCGGAAGCATGGAAGGTGTGTCTTCGTCGAATCTCACCGGAATTGGTTGGTGCTGATTTTTGGTGGATCTGATTAGATCCAGTTTTGGTTTGTGCATTTGCATGTTTGATTCTTTCAATCTACGATTTTTTTCGTCAACCATGGTTGCTGCTCTTGTATGCTGGCCATGTGGTGGTTCAGCACGACGATTTttcaactgtctactacaacaaaatTTGTCCAACTTCATTGATGAAGGGGCGATGATAGTGGGACGTCTTCAGCTCACTCTAGTGTTTGTAGTCGTTGCTATGTGGTCCACGTACCTCATTATAATTTTTGTTATCTTTGGTAATTTCTGTACTGCCATGCTATGTGTACACCGAAAGTTTtcccaaaagagaaaaaaaaggataGAACAtgttcattgttttctcttttgtgTGATAATAGAACATATTCTATTATATGGGAAAGGTGGGCTATGCATTTGATGGACCACGATAGATAGAAATGGGAAGCAGCGATGGGAGGTGGAGCTGATGAACTATGTGAAGCAAATGGCGAGCTCGGTCTGCGCTACTCGAGGGATTCCTTCTACCGAAATGAATGTGTGGACCACATCGACATCCTGTACTCATACACACTCACGCCCATAGGTATCTTTCTGTACTCCTACACACTTGAGCCCAACAGGTGGCTTAACAATGTACtctctccgtaaactaatataagagcgtttagatcactattttagtattttaaacgctcttatattagtttacagagggagtacgtctGAATCTTAGCACCATCTGGCGGCGGCGAGATACTCAATAGAAATCGGTTCCGCTAGCAAATCCTTTCTCAAATGTGTCACACATGAGCTTAGTTACCTAGAAAATGAGTCACGCCCAGTCGATCTCATGACCGTTGGATGAGCATCTAAGGGTTGTCACACCTTCTTCTACCTGGAGCtagcccttttcttcttccttcaaCACCAGGTTTCCATGTGAAATAAGTTCATCACGTGGATAAGAGACGAGATTAATCATCTGTGCGTATTGCGTACGTAACCAAACAACAATATGTTTTATCTGAGGAGAAAATGCTTGTAACCAAATAGTCGTGTGCACGTTTCTTCTCAGCCAGGCTAGAGATGATGTTGGCAACCAAACCATGTGATGAACATGATTTTTGGCATGTATTCACTTAACCAGACAGAGATGCAAATACATCAAAAGGGGTGCGACCAACTAAACACATCTTTTGCGTAGCAAGCTGCTGTTTATGAAGAATGGTCCTTTTTATGTCAAGGTTTTGTCAATGTCAAATTCGATCATTGTCTTAGGGAAGCCAATCAAGTTGCGCATCTTTTAGCTTGTATTTCTGAGGTTTTTATTACTTTTATGCCAAATTCGATCATtgttttagagcatctccaacagtcgcGTCAAAAGACGCGCGCGCGGTAATATGGCATTTTAGCGCGCGCGGGACATTTTAGCGCGCTTCAGCGGAGGCAAAAAACGATTGCGCGCGCAGGAAAAGGCGGCAGCTCGCGTGCTAGATTTGGCGCACCACGTCCGGCGCGCCTATAAAATTGCAGTGCCCTCTGTCGCTCCCTCTACCGCTTTCTCTCCTTGCCGCCGACatgccaccaccgcgccaccatacCGCCTCGCCGCCGTGGAGCTTcaggctaccgcggcgtccgcatGCGTCCGTCCGACACCTACTCCGTCGAGATTCGGTCGGGCGGCGGCATGCGTCTCGGCCTCGGAACCTTCGACACCGCCCAGGATGGCGCCCGCGTGTACGAcgctgcggcgtggcgcctccggcggtCCCGTTGGGACATGAACTTCACGGACGTGGCGACGCGGGAGCAGGCACATGAGTTGGCGCCTCCTCCGTGGTTTATCACCGACGAGAATCGTCGCGAGAACCGGAGGCGGGAGCGCCGTCTCAGTCTGGCCGAGATgaacgaggaagccatggcgcttgggcgccaacgcttcccgcaagACATCATCAACGACGAACAGTTCTTCgccgagaggagggcggagaggcaagagaggagggaggagcgagcGGCCTATCGCGAGGACAACCGAACGCAGAAGGCGGTCGCTAAATTCAACATCAAGCTAGGAGATGCGTCGTCCTGGGACTCCAGCGACGAGCGGTTCCTTGACGCCTAcgctcagacgtcggaggaggacatcatcgAGGCAAAGTCCGAGTCGGAGAATAACGAGTAGTAGCAATTTTTCGTCTTATCTATCTATCATCGATTCGTAGGAGAAGACTATGAACTATCTACGCACTATTTTGTATCGTAGAAGCAGGCTATGTGACAAACTATCTCCACATTTGTACTATCGTAACCAAATGTGTATCGAATCGGAGTTCACATAGTAGGCGTCAAGGAAAAAAAAATATAGCGTGCCTGCTCAAGCGGCTCGAGCGCGCTTTATTTTGcagcggccgctggagccagcACCCCGCCGCGCGCCAAAAATTGGCTCACCTGACGCTGTATTCTGATTTTGAGTGCGCCGCGCCCTGGACGGTTGTTGAAGATCCTATTAGGGAACCTCCTCTTTTATCTTAGCACAATTAGCAATTCTTCATAATAAAGTTGCCATGATGCCTTTCCCTAAAAAACAGCAAAATAAAAACTGCAGATACTTACAACGGTAGCCAAGACATTTATTTAAAATCATAAATTCAAAACCCAACGCTCACGATAGTCACCCCAAACAcaaaccgtgcaaacacaagaaaCTCTTTTTTGGTGCTAATACGAGTACGTCTACCCTGTTGTAACAGGGACATGAGGGACAGCGAACACCACTAGCTCGGCCCGCCGGCGCGTGATGAGCCCGTCCTCCTCAGTCATGTCCAGCTCCTCGGGGAGCATGCCGTCCGGCAGCTTCCAATCGAAATGGAAGAGCAGCGCCGCGAGGGCGAGCTCGAGGTGCACGAGGCCGAAGGAGACGCCGGGGCATATCCTCCGGCCGGCGCCGAACGGCAGGAACTCGAAGTCCACCCCCTTGAAGTCCGGCGTGCCGCAGCTCTCGAACCTCTCCGGGACGAACTCCTCGGCGGAGTCCCAGTGGGCCGGGTCCCTGCCCATCGCCCAGGCGTTGACCAGCACCATGGCGCCCTGTGGCACGTCGAAGCCGAGCAGCTGCTGCCGCGGGCCGCCGCACTCCCGTTTCAGCATCACCGGCGGGTGCAGCCTGAGCGTCTCCTTGATGACCAGCCGCAGGTAGTGCAGGTCCGTGAGGCCGTCCTCCGTCACCGTGCGGTGGCCGTCGAGCTGCCGCCGGACCTCGTCCTGCGCCCTCCGCATGGCCGCCGGCTTACGGAGCAGCTCGGCCATTGCCCACACCAGCGTGGTCGACGTAGTCTCGCTGCTCGCACTAATCAGGTCCTGCATGCATGCAAACAATAATGGTTGGTTGACGCCTTTCGATCGAGGAGTCTTGGTGATGGTAATTGGTAAACACTAGACAGGATCGGGATTCGGGAGAGAGCTTACGATGATGACCAATTTGATGTTGTCCGTGGTGAAGGGATACTTGGAGTCCATGTCGTCCTGGAGCCTCAAGAGCACGTCAAGCAAGTCCTCGGCGTGCTCCTCTCCGCCGTCGGCTGATCTCTTCTTGTCCCGATGCTGCCGGATGACGGAGTCCATGAAGGCGGCCATGCGTTTGTTGCGGTGGTCGATCCTGGCGGGCACGCGGCTGAGGAGCATGGCGAGCCGGGACGACGGGAAGAGGTCCGGCAGGGTCATCCCCGGCACGATCTTAAGCCCCTCCCGCAGCAGCGTGAACAGGGTGTCGCGGTCGTCGCTCCTCAGGCGGCCGATCATGGCCTGCACCGAGGAGTCCGCGACGAACGACGCCAGCCCCCTGGTCAGGTTCAcggacgccgacgccgacgccgccgacgCGACGGAGCGGAGCAGGCGTCCCAGCATCTCCGCTCTGACAGCGCGGAAGGAGTGGACGCGGCGGTTGCTGAGGAGCTCGAGGGTGCAGATCTTGCGGAGCTGCCGCCAGCCGTCGCCGTATGGCGCGAAGACGAGGCCCTCGGAGCCACGCAGGAAGAGCTGCATGGTCGGGCTGAGGGGCCGCGACGCGAAGGCCACGTCGTGGGTCTTCATGATCTCGCGCGCCGCGTCCGGTGAGGAGACCACGAGCACGGGGAGCTGGCAGAACCGGAGCAGCATGAGCGGGCCGTGGCGCCGAGCCAGGTCGCGCATGGCGTGGTGCGGCGGGACCGACGAGCCGGCGAGGTAGTGCAGGTGTCCGATCACCGGCAGCGCCCATGGCCCCGGCGGAAACCGTTGTCGGCCGGCCGACCTCCTGCGGCTGCGGAACACCCCCACCAGGTAGAGCGCAGGTACCACGACCAGAAGGAGAGGCAGGAGGAGCGAGTAATATGCTGGGCTCTCGGCAGCCATGGCCACTAACTTGGAGCTCGGTCGATCGGCGTCAAGCGTACGTGGTGCGCTGATGTGTTGTTTCATGAGGAGGTTTGGATATTTATAGCGGCCTTGCGTAGAGTGTGGTCATCTTGGCTGCACCGGAGCGATTTGTTTGCATTCCGTGGCACCACCCCGGCCCGGATGGCAATGCGATCTCTACTAGACAAGTCAAAATCGCCTGCGGTCACCTGCTACGACATCCGCCCCGACTGCATGCACAGCTTGAAGTGACAGCTCACAACGAGATACTTGGATACCGCTCCTTCTAATTATCCCATTATCTTATCTGCATACGCTTGGTTTTACATCATCAAAATTGTTATACCATTAGATTTACCAACTTGATTCGCTAGCATCCGTCCAATCTACGTGTGAGAATCATCTACCATGCAACATACATTAGCGTACTCTAAGCGGATTTTAAAACACGTTGCATTTAGTTGTGGCATGCATAACTTTTCAAGTTAAGATTTGTTTTGCTTATGCAGAAATTTCCCACATAGTTTAAATCATAAGCCATCCACATCATCAAGCGCATGCAACCAATCCACTTTTCACCACATGCAAGTTCTCCACACCATCTGACCATCAAGCACATGCAAGTCATCCGCATCATTAttttgcatcttcttcttcttcttcttttgagcAACAAATAATTAAACTTGAGTCATAAGGCAATATAACTTGCATTTACCCTCCATTTACCTCTAGGTTTTCTACGGCCATATGGTGAGAATGTGGTTCGGCATTATTCTCATATATTCTAATTTTACTTTTTTTAATATAATTTCATTGCTATAAATTTTGGCAGCAACGTGCGGGGTGCTATCTAGTGAAATTAAGTTGCAAGCAACATTTCAATATTTAAGGTATTAATCATCGCCTCTCCCTCATTGAAGTACATCAAACTTTGTTTATAGTAGACAGTCAGAAAGTCATTGTCTTGAGGCCCCAAGGACCAGCGCACTAGAACAACAAATGTCGCTAGTGGCTTGCTTGGACTGATGGGGAGCTTGCTTGGACTATTGTTGACCTTCTTGACTTGTGTCGACTAGACTTGACTTTCATTGACTGTTTATGTGGTGTGCCATGTAGGATAGGCTGTGGGACATTCAGTAGGGTTGAaaccatatattcacttttgggatAGTGGGGATGCCATCCTGGATGGCTTGTTCTTTTGCTATCTTGGTAGGTGCTCTCCAATGTTGCAAGCTCCTCCAGTGTATGGCCTTTGATTTTATGTGTGGTTCCTGATAGTTCCTGCTTGGGTTGCTAGTGTTCCGTCTACTCTAGGTCGATGGTCCGTGGTGCTTGTGTCGATGATCCTTTGGTCGTTTCCATTGTAGTTTTTTCCCGGGGTGGTGCCATCTGGTGTTGTACTATTTTTTCTATTTAATGGATACACGCATCTCTCCACTATGGTTTGAAAAAAAAAAAACGGTTGGCTTGTTATGCATGATAGACTAAATACCATAGCCATGCTACACGGAAAAACTTTTTTCTGCCAAACTATATGCATCTTAAATTTGTGGTGATGGAGTCTTGCAAACAAGAGATCGCCTATTCTAAAATTGTAAAGCTTGCCAAACCTTGTCCAAATATATGCTACTTTTGATCAATCATCATGGGCGCTGTTCCTAGTCACCCACTTCCTATTTAGCGCTTATAGCGCCAGCTTGGGCCAGCCCATCACGCAGTTTTTAGCGGGAAGCTCCTCCGGTTTTGGGAAGATTCTAGAAGATTCCTGTGtggcgttttcttttttttttcttgtttttctagacctggttttctttggtttttattttttccctttttatttctacccttttcctttttcctttgtcctgttttttgtttttcttagtttgacattttttcaaattcgtAAAGATTttattaaaattcatgaacattgcatgaattcatgaactttttccaaacccatGAACATTTCTCAAGTTCCTGAAGTTTTTCCTAAATTTTTTGAACCTTTTTCAACTTCCTAAACTTTTTACAAATTCATTAACTTTTTAAAATTTgttgaactatttttaataaaaaaTGATTGTCAACAGCGACGAGGAAGACTCTCCTAGTCAGCCTATAAGATAGattccgaaatcactaattaaggagtacttgttgcaaagaacactccaccttCCCTGGTCGCGACAAGTGGTGCACAtgtagcgcgccacttgtcgcaacctgagagttttcctttttttcgtagatccgtttattcaaaatgttttatctcttaaaccgtgcgtccaaatctcgaactgtTTTCGCTGTTGGATTCCTcccgtcgagatcttcaaaactagataccatgttgatagattttgacgaactttttttcacgaaaaaaactggacgaaaaaaccgaaccgggagcacgggttttttttcctttccgaaaggggtacgtccgtgcctctcgcagaaTCACAACTGTGCCTTTCGTgaaagcaaaactgtgactcttatggaagaaaaaaacaaaagacatgttttttctcgtttccgagaggcacggccgtgactctggcgaaagcacaaccgtgcctctcgc is from Triticum aestivum cultivar Chinese Spring chromosome 3A, IWGSC CS RefSeq v2.1, whole genome shotgun sequence and encodes:
- the LOC123057904 gene encoding premnaspirodiene oxygenase-like; translated protein: MAAESPAYYSLLLPLLLVVVPALYLVGVFRSRRRSAGRQRFPPGPWALPVIGHLHYLAGSSVPPHHAMRDLARRHGPLMLLRFCQLPVLVVSSPDAAREIMKTHDVAFASRPLSPTMQLFLRGSEGLVFAPYGDGWRQLRKICTLELLSNRRVHSFRAVRAEMLGRLLRSVASAASASASVNLTRGLASFVADSSVQAMIGRLRSDDRDTLFTLLREGLKIVPGMTLPDLFPSSRLAMLLSRVPARIDHRNKRMAAFMDSVIRQHRDKKRSADGGEEHAEDLLDVLLRLQDDMDSKYPFTTDNIKLVIIDLISASSETTSTTLVWAMAELLRKPAAMRRAQDEVRRQLDGHRTVTEDGLTDLHYLRLVIKETLRLHPPVMLKRECGGPRQQLLGFDVPQGAMVLVNAWAMGRDPAHWDSAEEFVPERFESCGTPDFKGVDFEFLPFGAGRRICPGVSFGLVHLELALAALLFHFDWKLPDGMLPEELDMTEEDGLITRRRAELVVFAVPHVPVTTG